In Rhodanobacter denitrificans, a single window of DNA contains:
- the fliP gene encoding flagellar type III secretion system pore protein FliP (The bacterial flagellar biogenesis protein FliP forms a type III secretion system (T3SS)-type pore required for flagellar assembly.): MRTWRWIVAASLLLLPLVALAAPPPGIPLVNVQNVPGGGQSWTLSLQVLALMTALTLLPAIALMMTSFTRIIIVLGFLRQALGTQSTPPNQVLLGLALFLTLFVMSPVLNKSYADGVKPYMDGQLAAEQALPAASAPFKQFMLDQTREADLALFTRLAGEKPYAAKADVPFKVAMPAFLTSELKTAFQMGFLLFIPFLIIDLVVASVLMSMGMMMVSPMIISLPFKIMLFVLVDGWTLLLGTLAGSFYT; this comes from the coding sequence ATGAGGACCTGGCGCTGGATCGTGGCCGCGTCGCTGCTGCTGTTGCCGCTAGTGGCGCTGGCGGCGCCGCCGCCGGGCATTCCGCTGGTCAACGTGCAGAACGTGCCCGGCGGCGGACAGAGCTGGACGCTGTCGCTGCAGGTGCTGGCGCTGATGACCGCGCTGACCCTGCTGCCGGCGATCGCGCTGATGATGACCTCGTTCACCCGCATCATCATCGTGCTCGGTTTCCTGCGCCAGGCGCTGGGCACCCAATCGACCCCGCCGAACCAGGTGCTGCTGGGGCTGGCGCTGTTCCTCACCCTGTTCGTGATGTCGCCGGTGCTGAACAAGTCCTACGCCGACGGCGTGAAGCCGTACATGGACGGCCAGTTGGCCGCCGAACAGGCGCTGCCGGCGGCGTCGGCGCCGTTCAAGCAGTTCATGCTCGACCAGACCCGCGAAGCGGACCTGGCGCTGTTCACACGGCTGGCTGGCGAGAAGCCCTATGCGGCCAAGGCGGACGTGCCGTTCAAGGTGGCGATGCCGGCGTTCCTCACCAGCGAGCTGAAGACCGCGTTCCAGATGGGCTTCCTGCTGTTCATCCCGTTCCTGATCATCGACTTGGTGGTGGCCAGCGTGCTGATGTCGATGGGCATGATGATGGTCTCGCCGATGATCATCTCGCTGCCGTTCAAGATCATGCTGTTCGTGCTGGTGGATGGGTGGACGCTGCTGCTCGGGACCCTGGCCGGGAGCTTCTACACGTGA
- the fliO gene encoding flagellar biosynthetic protein FliO, with the protein MAPVALPAADVNVGGELVRVLLSLAAVVALIFVAGWLSRRLQARSRPGGRRIRCVEAMAVGARERVLLLDADGKRLLVGVGPGGMRTLHVYDGTPAEPVAIEPAAAAPLPAFGELLARWKRSA; encoded by the coding sequence TTGGCGCCGGTAGCGCTGCCCGCCGCCGACGTCAACGTGGGCGGCGAGCTGGTGCGCGTGCTGCTCAGCCTGGCCGCCGTGGTGGCGCTGATTTTCGTGGCGGGCTGGCTGAGCCGGCGCCTGCAGGCGCGCAGTCGGCCCGGCGGGCGGCGCATCCGCTGCGTGGAGGCGATGGCGGTGGGCGCGCGCGAGCGCGTGCTGCTGCTCGACGCCGACGGCAAGCGCCTGCTGGTCGGCGTGGGCCCGGGCGGCATGCGCACGCTGCACGTCTACGACGGCACGCCGGCCGAGCCCGTCGCGATCGAACCCGCCGCCGCGGCGCCCCTGCCTGCGTTCGGCGAGCTGCTAGCACGCTGGAAGCGCAGTGCATGA
- the fliN gene encoding flagellar motor switch protein FliN, producing MNQSTEAASAIAGERVEFDSLHGLAAGSGEVNLDMILDVPVTLAMEVGRTRISIRNLLQLNQGSVVELDRAAGEPLDVFVNGTLVAHGEVVVINEKFGIRLTDVISPAERVRKLR from the coding sequence ATGAACCAGTCCACAGAAGCTGCCTCCGCCATTGCCGGCGAACGCGTCGAGTTCGATTCGCTGCATGGCCTCGCCGCCGGCAGCGGCGAGGTCAACCTCGACATGATCCTGGACGTGCCGGTGACCCTGGCGATGGAAGTCGGGCGCACCCGCATCAGCATCCGCAACCTGCTGCAGCTGAACCAGGGCTCGGTGGTGGAACTGGACCGCGCCGCCGGCGAGCCGCTGGACGTGTTCGTCAACGGCACCCTGGTCGCGCACGGCGAGGTGGTGGTGATCAACGAGAAGTTCGGCATCCGCCTGACCGACGTGATCAGCCCGGCCGAACGCGTGCGCAAGTTGCGGTGA
- the fliM gene encoding flagellar motor switch protein FliM, with protein MSDLLSQDEIDALLDGVSGGAVATGGDQPPPSDAVIAYDFTQQDRIVRGRLPTLEMVNERFARFFRLGVFNVLRKTCEVSVLGVKMVKFAEYVHSLAVPSNLNLVRIKPLRGTALVVFEPRLVFTVIDNFFGGDGRYHARIEGRDFTATENRVIQIMLEELFGAMTEAWAPVLELQFEYQNSEINPQFANIVSPTETVVVSRFHVELDGGGGEIHLSLPYAMVEPIRTLLDAGVQSDRADRDDRWAEMLQEEVFDAEVDLSSLLLDVQLSLGEFLHLRPGDVIPVQLPELATVYAEDVPVFRGHYGQSGGRNAVRFHAQAGRREKRAAGDHFKEKTPA; from the coding sequence ATGAGCGATCTGCTTTCCCAGGACGAGATCGACGCGCTGCTGGACGGCGTCAGCGGCGGCGCGGTGGCCACCGGCGGCGACCAGCCGCCGCCGAGCGATGCGGTGATCGCGTACGACTTCACCCAGCAGGACCGCATCGTGCGCGGGCGGTTGCCCACGCTGGAAATGGTCAACGAGCGCTTCGCGCGGTTCTTCCGGCTGGGCGTGTTCAACGTGCTGCGCAAGACCTGCGAGGTCTCGGTGCTGGGCGTGAAGATGGTCAAGTTCGCCGAGTACGTGCACAGCCTGGCGGTGCCGAGCAACCTGAACCTGGTGCGCATCAAGCCGCTGCGCGGCACCGCGCTGGTGGTGTTCGAGCCGCGCCTGGTGTTCACCGTGATCGACAATTTCTTTGGCGGCGACGGCCGCTACCACGCGCGCATCGAGGGCCGCGACTTCACCGCCACCGAGAACCGCGTGATCCAGATCATGCTGGAGGAGCTGTTCGGCGCGATGACCGAAGCGTGGGCGCCGGTGCTGGAACTGCAGTTCGAATACCAGAACTCCGAGATCAATCCGCAGTTCGCCAACATCGTCAGCCCGACCGAGACGGTGGTGGTGTCGCGCTTCCACGTCGAACTGGACGGCGGCGGCGGCGAGATCCACCTGAGCCTGCCGTACGCGATGGTCGAACCGATCCGCACCCTGCTCGACGCCGGCGTGCAGAGCGACCGCGCCGACCGCGACGACCGCTGGGCGGAGATGCTGCAGGAGGAGGTGTTCGACGCGGAGGTGGACCTGAGTTCGCTGCTGCTCGACGTGCAGCTCAGCCTTGGCGAGTTCCTGCACCTGCGCCCGGGCGACGTGATTCCGGTGCAGCTGCCGGAGCTGGCCACCGTCTACGCCGAGGACGTGCCGGTGTTCCGCGGCCACTACGGCCAGTCCGGCGGCCGCAACGCCGTGCGTTTCCATGCCCAGGCCGGGCGCCGCGAAAAGCGCGCGGCCGGCGACCATTTCAAAGAGAAGACTCCCGCATGA
- a CDS encoding flagellar basal body-associated FliL family protein: MVDEEQAGEVADATPERKSRKPLVIAVSVALLLALGIGGYVWQSRQSVPGKAGKAAPKVAQAELYLPLDPAFVVNFRDAGSLRYLQVGVTLMSHDPAAIEVAKAADPVIRDALVALFSNQDFAIIGDAAGRQKLQADALAAVRKIVKARLGRPGVDALYFTSFVMQ; the protein is encoded by the coding sequence ATGGTCGACGAGGAACAAGCTGGCGAGGTGGCCGATGCCACGCCCGAGCGCAAGAGCCGCAAGCCGCTGGTGATCGCGGTGTCGGTGGCGCTGCTGCTGGCGCTGGGCATCGGCGGCTATGTCTGGCAATCGCGCCAGTCCGTGCCGGGCAAGGCCGGCAAGGCGGCGCCGAAGGTTGCCCAGGCCGAACTCTACCTGCCGCTGGACCCGGCTTTCGTGGTGAATTTCCGCGACGCGGGTTCGCTGCGCTATCTGCAGGTCGGGGTCACCCTGATGTCGCACGACCCCGCGGCGATCGAGGTGGCCAAGGCCGCCGACCCGGTGATCCGCGACGCGCTGGTGGCGCTGTTCAGCAACCAGGACTTCGCGATCATCGGCGATGCCGCCGGACGCCAGAAGCTGCAGGCCGATGCGCTGGCCGCCGTGCGCAAGATCGTCAAGGCGCGGCTCGGCCGGCCCGGCGTCGACGCGCTGTACTTCACCAGTTTTGTGATGCAGTGA